One Xiphophorus maculatus strain JP 163 A chromosome 15, X_maculatus-5.0-male, whole genome shotgun sequence genomic window, TTCCCTTGTCGCAGGTGACTGACAAGGTTAGTagatcttaaaacaaaaaacacacaacacacaaaaaaaccacaacagaaaaaccacaaaacataaaccacaaaacacacaaacactatCCAGAAGAAAAAaccactaaaaacaaaacaaagctgatAAAAAAGAGAAGTTCTTTGCAGAATCTTCCCACAGTGTTCGCTGTGGCATGAAGTCAGACTTTTATCTTTATTGCAGCTATAAAACTTTTATCAACCATAAAACTatgaaaaggtcaaaggttactGCAGTACCTACTATTAAATAAACACTAACCCTTAACATGTCAGTTCATTGTCCAGAATAAATGTCAGGCGTTGCTAAAAGGTCACTGTTATAGTTCCACTTTAACAACTCAGTCAGACCTGAAATGTCATCATGATGAGAATTTGCTCTGCATCGTCACTGAAAGATATGATACCtgcactatatatatatattatatgtaaaaatacagatgtatttttctttagtcCTTAGCAATAATAAGAGCACACCCTGTAAAATTATTAAGAACTTATTCATCCAAACAATCCAGCATTAACTGATCTTCAGCTTCATATTACAGCAGGATTCTCACCTCCTGAAGTCGATGTACAGACGGTTTCCTCCTTCCTGTGGTGAATTCACGCTCAGATACCAGAACCTGATTGTTTCCAGCTCAGAGCTGCTTTTTATGTCAAAATGATCCAACTGCTGCTGAACATCCTTGTTGCTCCGGTGCCTCATAAAACTCACTCTGTCCTGTGAGGTTGTTCCTCCAGTCGTCCACCTAGTGGAGTAAATGTGCCAAACACATTTACCACATTTCCTCCGtatgcagaaaacacaaaccgTCTGCCCTCCAGAGCCAGGGAGTCCAAACTGCGGACTGGAGTTCATTCTGGATGGTTCTGTTCGCCTCCCTCCTCTTTGCTTCTTCTTAACAAAAactctttacattttcatagagtgagatttttaaagaggaaaaaatttaaaaaatatatatttttttattttttgacacaaCACAAAGCATTTGTCTGGTATTAACAGCTGTTATGCTTAACTAAAAACTGAAAGTCCTGATCCATGTCCTGCTTCTGTTGAAGTGAATCCAAAACAAGGCTTTTATGTCTACAACCTTTATGATGctttagacaaaaaaagatttagattACTTTTatacaaacaatacatttatttgtttactaaatgaaaatattgtacATTGTTATACTttgtaataataacaataataataatatattaatgATAATGATTTGGTGAGCATGGCAAGTTCGCAATTTGGCCACTCCCCCTAGACATGGTCAAAAACTCAagattttgataacttttaaccCTCCATTTCTTAACTGCATATTGAAAGAGGCTGAAGCCAATAGCTCAAAACCATTGGAGAAAGACTCCAAAGTTTGAGTTGTGTAAATGTGAAAAGAGGCTGAAATGACCCAAAACAGCAACCTCCCTGTAGATTTCAGGACATATTTAAGAGACTTTGTTTACTTGATTTTTGGAGCATCCACCTACATAACCAGTTTCAAATTCCTAGGATGTactatttttatctgtttacacGTTGAGCAGTTTGACCACACCCACTTTTGATTccattaaaaaattttaatgcgAGGGACAGATATGGTGAAAATTGGTGAGTTTTCAGATATGCTCAGGTTCCTGAATTAGTGTTTTTGGATGGAAAAGCAGAAACTGAGCAACAATTAACACAGAtgatgaagtttgtttttgttttctcttttaatcctttttaaGTCTAACATATTGTGGCTGAACTGTGCTTgagaataaaagtaattttcagttttagtcaAGTTTGGCATTTATAGACCTCCATGGCAAGATCAGAGCTTCTCACACAAATATCTTCATGTAAGAAAAGATGTGCTGGTTCTGCCGCGACCGTCAACCGAGCGGCGAATTGTGGACATGTAGATATCGGATGTGACCCTGGATGAGTGGCGCGGGGCGATGCACCTCTTACCCGCGCACCACAGGTCATGGAAGATCCTCATGAAGTGGTTCCTGAAGTTCACTCCGATAAAGGCGTACAGCAGCGGGTTCAGGCAGCAGTGCAGGTAGGCGACCATCTGCAGCACAGACATCGCCATACGCAGTGAAGACTCAGCGTCACAATCACGATGTTCGAAATAACTGACGGTGTCATACAACAGGGCCAGGTTGTAAGGCAAGTGGCAGACGATGAAGACGAGcatcaccaccatcaccacTCAGACCGCTTtcccaaacctctgtgaccacagagccgataaaagtccaacaggttcggtcggtTCGCGAGTCCAGCAGCCACACACCACAGaaccgattccagaagaaaatccagtaaaacccccaacataccaaacatgaatttagaataatcaaacccggatgacgatgtagaagcagcagtgatagtttgtggctcattttaagcgataaaagacgaaacaaaaagaaaaggtgtttgataaatattttctgagcaGCCGCTCTTTACTGAACTATGATCtggaggtgagttatgttttttcatagttaacatttttaactgaataaacagttaaatataaacattatatatgtttatttgtatataataaacatatataaaaatgaccttttcatgtagtaataaacatttccacatatcacctctgttgtccaccggactctcagttgccatgaCAACGGTTTGGGATTTCCCTCCGTTCTtacgtcaccgcgctttctgattggctacctgtcacattcaacaggctacGTTTCGCTCCCAGTCAGTAAAAACCCACAGGATGAGATAATTGGGTCaagacaagataaaaacaacaacaacaataataataataataataataataataataataataataataatactgatCCAAAACAACAATCTACATTCAGAGTTTATGCTCATCTAATGTGGAACAAATTCACAGAAAATTTCACTCTAATTAAAATGTATCAGTTATCTCAGGCATCAGTTAGCTgtgcaaccacaaacatcacaacacaaatcttttgattaaaatgatttttattgttatgctTAAAATCTCAAGTATGCAGATTTTAGCTCAGTATCAATGGTAACATTCAAACAGCATATAAATGTTGCCTAAAGTGTAACATCAGTGCCTGAAGTTCTGACTCCTTAAACATTTAGCagcaaataaaagcatcaaagtTGGCAAAACGCTCAGAGTTTAATCCTTAAAACTGAATCCAAGGCTGATTAAGTTTGAACAGAAAACAGCTGGAGGGAAACTGACagagagaaacaacaaacatatcAAACATCCTCATGTTATACAAATTCAACAAATCATCAAAAGTCATACAAACATaaggttttatttacaaagatgTACTTTAGGTAAAAATGTTCCAGTCTGAAGAAATTAGCCAGTTTTTGGGTCTAAATCTACAACCTGAATAGCAACAATATTTTACAGCAGCTTTTCCCTGATTCACACATTTAAGCTgagattttattcaaaaatgttttattcagttttaactGCGTCTCCCTGAGGTCAGCCTGCCATCATGGTGAATCTGGtcaacttgaaataaaactttgttgtCCTAGAcaatattttctgatatttgttGAACAGCTGAGAGCAGAGGAAGAGCGGAAGAACGTCACTGTTAAAGACAAGAcaataaacagcattttattcataaaactgGACATTAAAGACAAGAGTGTGAGAAAATATGGGACAGGAGTGACACAATCCAAACTAGACACTCTGAATCAGAAGCCATTGCTGTAGAGAAAACCTCTGGACCTGGCTAAAATAACCTCAGATCTTGATGTGTTCTGGTCTGATGAGACCTGAACTGATGACACCAAACCCAAagtgaagcacggtggtggcagcatttgCTTGTGGAGTTATGTTTGGGGTCACAGTGAATCCAGACGTACATgaacattaacaaaacaatgACTTTATCAGATGAAAATTAAAGTTCTGGAATGGCCTAACCCAAGAATCTTGAATCACAAGTTGATCTTTAGACCTTATTgttaaataaagacaataacACAAGTTGTAGATATTAaatttttctatacaataacTAAATAGTATCTCAACAGTAACATAGCATCATGAATGCTCTCATGTAATTCACGCACATGTCCACCAGGCGACGTGTTTGGCAAATCTCCCAAGTCAccttcagttcagttcagtctgAGTCCAACAGCAAGTCTTTAAGGTTAGGTTAAGAACTGACAGGAGGAattgtcacttcctgtttcctcatATATTGGCCACGACTTGCTGCAGGCTTTTGAACACATTATGTTAGTGGatactacggtggccgacaggtgcaaatgcgcagcaaaagagaaacatgcaaacaaacaaaaaaaaacacgcgcacaaattaaatgcggcaagcaaaaagagagacgcaaacacccccgaatgaaatgcagcaaacaaaaagtgttgaaaacggaagtgctccagaccactagggggagtcaaagaaaatagtattcatttctatgggaccagatgcaagattcagagaaagaaatttgaaagaaagtaaaggtatctctctgaatcttgcatctggaaagtgtgattattgtgagaagtctgaaacaatagaggatgttattttagagtgttgtaagtatgaagaagagagaagatgcatgctgagagagtgtgtaggtattaaagaaaggtttaatttaatagaatttttgaggagagatttcgggagtagacatattcaaataattattcggtatcttaaaaaaacaaagctatttcataggatatgagtagagcaagttgggtgtgagtgtgtaaagaatatcaaagaggggtatataaagctataagcaagttggataatataagcaggtgtgtatgtgtgggggtatgtttaatcaggagttaatggagggaaaaggtagaaagtgaaagtttatagaccatctcgaaccacactccatactggtaagtggcggtaatgctactgtaagtttgttgccaaccgccaataaataccaagaagaagaagaagaagaatcttgcatctggtcccatagaaatgaatactattttctttgattccccctagtggtctggagcacttccgttttcaacactttttgtttgctgcatttcattcgggggtgtttgcgtctctctttttgtttgctgcatttcattcgggggtgtttgcgtctctctttttgtttgctgcatttcattcgggggtgtttgcgtctctctttttgcttgccgcatttaatttgtgcgcgtgttttttttttgtttgcatgtttctcttttgctgcgcatttgcacctgtcggccaccgtaggaTACCCTTTCAATCTCCTGTCACACACTGGGACATACTGGagaattcaatctggagagactcagacggagaaaaGGGAAGCAATTAGAAAAGTTTATTAGCAGCATGATTTAaatctttggcgctcgggccccagCTGAGGACTTTGATTATCGCAAACTTGCGATgggctcggatgagcattccatATGctgttaggaatgtcatcccccgggacccggcactggtggtggaggccATGAAGGATGCGGCCGGATAGCCGAGCGAGTGGAGGTGAAGGGGTGGAGGTGGGTTGAGCTCTGCTGGAAAGCGCAGGATGCCATGGATGGTGGTCCTTATCAGCTAGAGCTTGGACGGTGATTGGACATGACGAGTCTTGGACCGGCGCTGATCAATCAACAGTGATGAGCCGGAAGCTTCGGTTGGATGATGTAGGTGGGGCTAAAAGAGGCTTcgagtttgaatttgcgcctaggcttcatgtCACCAGTTTGTTCAttgagtgggcggggcttaggTGATGTCATAAATATCATCAAGGTcttacatatccagtttggtgcaaATCGGACAATGCGTGTTGATTTAGAGCCAACTGGATGCAAACGGCGAAGGATTGGAATTTGCCAATCTGCCAGGCCCAGTTTGGTAAAATAAGCGACTTCCTTTTGGAAGGGGGCGGGGCTAAAGTGATGTCACCATCTGACTATGTGAATGTGATGATTGCTGGTCTGTTATGACCAGCAATCATAACAGACTGCTGGTCATAGTGAGATGAAGCTGGGAGTTGGCGCGAGAACATCTTGGTGTTTTATGGCGAATGGTCAGATTTTGAAGCTTCGCCACGCCCGCATGCTttcatgaagaggaaaaaaaaagcagtgggAGAAGTTTGCTCAGATCTGTGTGCAAAAGAGATAAAATAGTgactttgatccaaaatggccaACTTCCTGTGGAAGTTACACATATATACAATTTCATTGCTGTTGATCAAAGGATGGGTTGgggttgatttttaaaaaaattgtaggGGGATGAATTATTCcacacaaactaaatattaggATTAGGACTGATCATATCGAATGTGGAGCAGATCGACTGAAACATTTAGAGCCAGACGTATGAACACAGGGGCGGGGATGTGATGATGTCAGCATATAGCCACATAGTAACATCCAGTATACAACATGGATGACTCAGATTAAGGCTGGTGTAATTCAGCCATTGTTGTGAAAGTTACAGCATTTCCTTTGATTTGGTGAGCATGCCAAGTTCGCAATTTGGCCACTCTCCCTAGACATGGCCAAAACCACAagattttgataacttttaatccCCCATTTCTTAACTGCATATTGAAAGAGGCTGAAGCCAATAGCTCAAAACCATTGGAGGAAGACTCCAAAGTTTGAGTTGTGTAAATGTGAAAAGAGGCTGAAATGACCCAAAACAGCAACCTCCCTGTAGATTTCAGGACATATTTAAGAGACTTTGTTTACTTGATTTTTGGAGCATCCACCTACATAACCAGTTTCAAATCCCTAGGATGTactatttttatctgtttacacGTTGAGCAGTTTGACCACACCCACTTTTGATtccattaaaaacttttaatgcGAGGGACAAATGTGGTGAAAATTGGTGAGTTTTCAGATATGCTCGGGTTCCTGAATTAGTGTTTTTGGATGGAAAAGCAGAAACTGAGCAACAATTAACACAGAtaatgaagtttgtttttgttttctcttttaatccTTTTTCAGTCTAACATATTGTGGCTGAACTGTGCTTaagaataaaagtaattttcatgTTAGTCAAGTTTGGCATTTATAGACCTCCATGGCAAGATCAGAGCTTCTCACACAAATATCTTCATGTAAGAAAAGAtgtgctggttctgctgggacCATCAACCGAGCGGCGAATTGTGGACATGTAGATATCGGAGGTGACCCTGGATGAGTGGCGCGGGGCGATGTACCTCTTACCCGCACACCACAGGTCATGGAAGATCCTCATGAAGTGGTTCCTGAAGTTCACTCCGATGAAGGCGTACAGCAGCGGGTTTAGGCAGCAGTGCAGGTAGGCGACCATCTGCAGCACAGACATCGCCATACGCAGTGAAGACTCAGCGTCACAATCACGATGTTCGAAATAACTGACGGTGTCATACAACAGGGCCAGGTTGTAAGGCAAGTGGCAGACGATGAAGACGAGcatcaccaccatcaccacTCGGATCGCTTTGTGTCGCTTGTAGTTTTTAGCTTTCTGCAGGGTGATGATGACTGAAGTGTAGCAGAAGATCATGATGAATAGCGGCAGGAAGAAGCCAATGGCCAGTTGGGTGCTGGGAACAGCAACCTTCACTATGCTAGCAGTGTTAATGTCATCAAATTTCCACTCACAGACGtactgtggatctgttggctcttCCTGTTCGGTACTGTTGAACCAGGTAATCTCATTATGTGATGGTTCGTACCAATGGTAGAAATGGAAAGTGGGAACAGACACCAGTAAGGCAAAGATCCAGATCAGGAAACAGACAATGTGGCTGCTTGACATCGAACGTAACCTGAAGCTCCGGCGAGCCTGGACGATGGCGATGTAGCGGTCGGTGCTGACgcaggctaacattagcatgccGCTGTACAGGTTGACGCTGTAGGAACCACGCAGCAGCTTACAGGCAACCTGCCCCATCGGCCAAGAGTACAGCTCGTTGTAGACGATGAAAGGTAGAGCCAGCACGAACAGCAGGTCAGCGATGGCCACATTGAGCAGGTAGACGTCAGTCATGGATTTGGTTCTCTTGTAGAGGGCATAGGTGAGGATGACCAGGCTGTTCCCCACCAAGCCCAGGATGCAGATGATGGAGTGAATGTAAGGACCAACCACAACGTTCAAACTGTTGCTGTCACTGAAAGAACACGGTCCATAACCAGAATGGTCGTAATAATAGTCGTCTGTGTAATTATCTGAGGAGTTCATCTTGTTTTGCTGTAATAAAAGCCAAAGAGaaagttaattaaaatatgttacaaTTAAGGCATTTGTTACTTCAAGGCTGTAGTTCAGTAATTCTTTAGAATGCatcaatttgtttctgtttgtgttttaagtgCCTTAAAGTGACATTTCTTATGACTTTAAGAATGTTTCACTGATTTCACCAAACAGGTTCTCAGTCCAGTTTTAGAAAACTTCAGGATGAAGGACGGATGTTTCCAACAGTTTGAACAAAAAGCTAAACAACATTCACTGACTGGCTGTTTCTCTGTCCGTATGTAGATGTGTTCATAATCATCTCTTCACACAACCTGCCTTTTCTCacaagaggaaggaaaaacacaaaccataTTATATGCAAATAGTCACATGAATGTCAGAGGAAGTTAAAATGAcctttaaataagtaaatatgtttACTCAAAATCAAGTTTCCTTAGAAGGTCCATTCAGAGAttaggaaaaacattttaacagtaaCAATTGGGTAATAAACTGATTACATATTCACTGCAagatttttacaatttattactttgttgtcttttaaatttttctaaaattctCATTCTGAAGAAACAGTTTCCAATCAATCAAACTTTATCTGTAGATAAGTTTCAATAGAAATGGCTTAAGTGCACTGTCCTGGTTAAAACaggcagacaggaaaaaaaacacaaagcaggagTTAACTTTTTACATCAACTGTACAAAGGGAAAAGACAAATGCTTCCTTACATTCCCTCTTGTTCTTTTCCTGAACTGATtggtcattttattgttttcacaataaacGTATATTAAATATGGCgtagaatataaagttaaattatttcattcCCATGTGTTATTTCCTGGAGTGACACATCACCACATACTGggtgaataaaacattttggcaaAATCTGAGATTCTACTTTGTGACCATAATATGTATTGGTCTTAAATACATTCTACAATATAATCACTGAACCGTGAAACAATAAGATGAACCAAAGCTGCAGGATCAATAGAAGATCTCTGCATTCATCCACAGtcattcaaaccaaacatcttttcagtttcCATAAGAGTAATGGgaacaaaatctttaaaacaacTGAGATTTTACTCAATCATCTAAACAATCCAGCTTCAAACTAAAAACTAATCTGCAGCGTTTCTCTCAGCAGTAGCTGTTCAATCTGGATTCTCACCTTCTGAGGCTGATTGACAGACAGTTTCCTCCTGGTTGTGGTGAATTAAAGCTCAGACTAAAAAAGCCGATCCTTTCCAAGTCAGAGCTGCTTTCTGTGCAAATGCCTTTTTGTTGCTTCGGtgtctaaaaaacaaaatcactcagAGGAATATTAGGAACTATCTGACCTGTAACAACTGTTGTTCCACTTTAGCtttttaaaggtcattttaaagttcctcAGTACTTACtctgaatttcatttttatatttatatcaatATTTGCATATATAATTGTCTGCGTTCCTCCTTCCTCATGCGAACTGGAAGAGAAggttacaaaaacacaacagagtaACAGACAGAGGCTAGCTGGTCATCAGTGAAGGTTGGCTTCAAATCAGGaacttattttgtttaaattcttgttcagcatctgtgaaaacatcaatCCATCATTGTAAAGTTTTCCAAACCATAACTGGTTCCAGTCCTAAAATGGTGCTTGTACTGGGCCAGTTCTAAGGACCCATTTGGACTTCAAGTTAAAACagtgaaaagttttaaagaggcagcaatatgcattttccaggcacatgatGTTAATTCCTAGCACTATCACGTAactgtttccttcagttgtgATAAAATTTCTCCATacacaaaaagtaatttataaaaTTGACCTgtaaatggttgccatgggagattaaatgatttctcaaacacgcatgaaagaattaaaacaacactccaggtatgtttttaatgagataATAACATCATAATGTGATGCAAAACTCCAGGAAGTCAAAGGTAAAatgattaatgttttatttgtttaatatttctgcttctATTCTGCTGCATTTTGTCCTCATTACTCATCTTCAGCTGTGCTTTATTGCTAAGTGAAGGTCCAACTTCTTCAGAACAACTTAAAGGGAATGAACTCAATCTCACCCCCCAGTGGACAACTGCGGAACTACATGCACAAACATAATGGCAAACGGAAAGTGACAGGAAACAGAACGTACAGCTTCCTCTTTCAAAGCAAATCATGAACACATAACACAAAAAGGTTAGTATGAGAACATTATCCAACATATTCAAATCAACTGATTAGAAATAATTAGGGTTTAATGATACATATATCTCAGTTTAATTAACCAAACAATAAGAATTGATTCCACAATATAAAAATTACATCtatgaaagaaaaggaaaaagatttGTACCtcacattttatcaacaaagcaattcaaagtgtttcacatgaaaaactaaaataaaaataaaaaacagacaattaaCTTTACACTGCAGTGACAAACCCAatgcttaaaaagaaacaacaatctAGACAAATTGCTTTAAAGTAAACCTACCAACCTTCCAATCAtcaacaaaatcatttaaaaagctgcttCAACAGTTAAACAGGTTTAGTGACCTGAACCTgtagagacacataaagacaattacaaaacCAGCCTTCTATGgcctgcagaacatttccagggaGGATTTTCTGGGTGTTTCCTTATTAATTTACTGGTTGTTCATCAGTATTGATTTTATCTCCTCATAGTTATTTATCGCTTTGTGGCaacatgctttaaaaataaaattaataacatttaagaACTAATGAACACAAAAAGATCTTGAGAAGTTTATTCATCCATTTATCTTTAGTTAAATTGATTGCTGCAACATGGTTCAAGtgtttacaccataaaaacataatgcaaAAACCAATTATAAAACAGCAATTAACATgattttttgtcaaatgccatcatcaaaatcatcaagaaaATAGATTAGAAGATTTGGAGAACTTTGAAAGGTTAAGATACAGATAGACTCCTACCTGAAAAGTGAAATTTAATTGAAAGTGCTTGAACAAATTCTTAGTTTAAGGGTGTGAATCTGACTACAGAGGATCATGACGTATTTATTGGGTTTCCAGGTAAAAACTGCAGGATTTATGTCACAAATTTTGTTAAATTGCCTCAGGGCAGTTCAGGCTACAATGTAGTAGCTCAGCACCATcagcgtgtgaatgtgtgtgtgaacgggtgaatgggtgaatgcagtgtgaagcgctttggaGTCATCTAGATAAAGTATTATACAAAAACAGGCCATGTACATAAACAGTCTAATGTTTCCTTTTCAGAGGGTGGTGGACACTTCCTCTAAAAACTCTGAACTATCAGAAACATCTTCCGGTATTTTTGGATCAGTCCAGAAAAATATGATGACATTTTGATGTCTTGTGTAAATGTATTCAAAACAGAGATGTTTATTCCTTTACACATTGCTATGCCTCAAGCAGAAACCATTTTCATCAGCAGCCAAGATTCTTATGGAAATTAAGCAACAATAAACACAATGAGACCTCAAGagtttgtaatgttttgatttttcttttgaataatttCTAACATCTTCCATTTGTGGTCAGATTTTGCTTTGGAGATCTGCAGATCTCAATCAGAGCTCCTGAGACAATTAGCTTCACATGCTAAAAGACGTACTGTCTTCATTGGTCCCGTCAATGGAGAGGCGGCGCGGGTCGATGTACCTCTGACCCAAACAGCACAGGTTCTGGATGATCCTCCTGAAGTGGTTCCTGAACTTCACTCCGATGCAGGCGTACAGCAGCGGGTTCAGGCAGCAGTGCAGGTAGGCAACGGTCTGCAGCACAGACATCACCGTGTGCAGTGAGTCCTCCTCGTCACAATCGCTGTGTTTGAACAAATTGACTGTCTTATACAACAAGGCCAGGTTGTAAGGCAGGTGACAGACAATGAACACCAACGCCACCACCATCACCACTCGGACCGCTTTGTGTCGCTGGAAGGTTTTAGCTTTCTGCAGGGTGATGATGACTGAAGTGTAGCAGAATATCATGATGAATAGCGGCAGGAAGAAGCCAATGGCCAGTTGGGTCCTGGGAACA contains:
- the LOC102225480 gene encoding C-C chemokine receptor type 6-like, which translates into the protein MNSSDNYTDDYYYDHSGYGPCSFSDSNSLNVVVGPYIHSIICILGLVGNSLVILTYALYKRTKSMTDVYLLNVAIADLLFVLALPFIVYNELYSWPMGQVACKLLRGSYSVNLYSGMLMLACVSTDRYIAIVQARRSFRLRSMSSSHIVCFLIWIFALLVSVPTFHFYHWYEPSHNEITWFNSTEQEEPTDPQYVCEWKFDDINTASIVKVAVPSTQLAIGFFLPLFIMIFCYTSVIITLQKAKNYKRHKAIRVVMVVMLVFIVCHLPYNLALLYDTVSYFEHRDCDAESSLRMAMSVLQMVAYLHCCLNPLLYAFIGVNFRNHFMRIFHDLWCAGKRYIAPRHSSRVTSDIYMSTIRRSVDGPSRTSTSFLT